One Coregonus clupeaformis isolate EN_2021a chromosome 21, ASM2061545v1, whole genome shotgun sequence DNA window includes the following coding sequences:
- the LOC123481067 gene encoding ladderlectin-like — translation MATLTILLLLSAASTLGDNRIMTARYANDLVKFAADKRNPCPTGWFQFNSRCFMVVETARTWPKAERHCMFLGEKLKPVHNTVKYLGANLASVHSSDESTFLQALVLIKTGSFPLTWIGGFDAVQEKDRLWFWSDGSKFDHENWAADEPSNTRGAREPCIQMNSGDEKGWQAESCGRRYPSVCSIRTCLIHQTIT, via the exons ATGGCGACGTTGACCATTCTTCTGCTTCTCAGCGCTGCCTCTACACTGGGCGACAACAGAATAATGACTGCGCGCTACGCAA ATGATTTGGTGAAATTTGCAGCAGACAAAAGAAACCCATGCCCCACAGGCTGGTTCCAATTTAATTCCCGCTGCTTCATGGTTGTCGAAACTGCAAGGACATGGCCCAAAGCAGAG CGCCACTGTATGTTCCTTGGAGAAAAACTGAAGCCTGTGCATAACACTGTAAAGTACCTTGGCGCAAACCTGGCATCTGTGCACAGCTCCGACGAGTCCACATTTCTGCAGGCGCTGGTGTTGATCAAGACTGGCAGTTTCCCTCTTACCTGGATTGGCGGCTTTGATGCTGTTCAGGAAAAG GACAGGCTATGGTTCTGGAGTGACGGCTCCAAATTTGATCACGAGAACTGGGCGGCAGACGAGCCGAGTAACACGAGGGGTGCCAGAGAGCCATGTATTCAGATGAACTCTGGAG ATGAAAAAGGCTGGCAAGCTGAATCATGTGGAAGGCGCTATCCCTCGGTGTGCTCCATAAGAACCTGTTTAATCCATCAAACTATCACTTGA
- the LOC121534611 gene encoding ladderlectin codes for MATLTILLLLSAASTLGDNRIMTASYANDLVKFAADKRNPCPTGWFQFNSRCFMFVETARTWPKAERHCMFLGEKLKPVHNTVKYLGANLASVHSSDESTFLQALVLIKTGSFPLTWIGGFDAVQEKDRLWFWSDGSKFDHENWAADEAE; via the exons ATGGCGACGTTGACCATTCTTCTGCTTCTCAGCGCTGCCTCTACACTGGGCGACAACAGAATAATGACTGCGAGCTACGCAA ATGATTTGGTGAAATTTGCAGCAGACAAAAGAAACCCATGCCCCACAGGCTGGTTCCAATTTAATTCCCGCTGCTTCATGTTTGTCGAAACTGCAAGGACATGGCCCAAAGCAGAG CGCCACTGTATGTTCCTTGGAGAAAAACTGAAGCCTGTGCATAACACTGTAAAGTACCTTGGCGCAAACCTGGCATCTGTGCACAGCTCCGACGAGTCCACATTTCTGCAGGCGCTGGTGTTGATCAAGACTGGCAGTTTCCCTCTTACCTGGATTGGCGGCTTTGATGCTGTTCAGGAAAAG GACAGGCTATGGTTCTGGAGTGACGGCTCCAAATTTGATCACGAGAACTGGGCGGCAGACGAGGCCGAGTAA